In Manduca sexta isolate Smith_Timp_Sample1 unplaced genomic scaffold, JHU_Msex_v1.0 HiC_scaffold_1864, whole genome shotgun sequence, one genomic interval encodes:
- the LOC119191738 gene encoding LOW QUALITY PROTEIN: neogenin-like (The sequence of the model RefSeq protein was modified relative to this genomic sequence to represent the inferred CDS: deleted 2 bases in 1 codon) — translation WAKATASYCRARTAGTGVRPLRLSWRHSALAIPTRDHAISAADKYRKQLLNGSLSIEGMSSALAGHYQCVASVDGVGTIVSRTATVFLAEVPEVYVPTRSVSSVAGGVALLPCAVRAPPPLVPRFAAAPAPERRVYGAAKLHYAPPVLKLNVTWLKNDMPVRLESARVAVTASGALEIEPLRHHDAAKYRCRVALYHRLEPYKTSEEVELRVATEPPAAEFPPRFVATPQPQTVVEGASVTFDCAAIGNPKPQITWLNNGVAIDLSDLDSRFYLSGSGSLRVQGARALDAGAYTCRAHSPLDAVDHTVHLHVLTVPRVTVGGGDGGDGSRNGGGGANGAVAVARARGDVTLRCEARARPLPSVSWLKDGDPLTPNHHDIALLDGTSLRIQGVLRVDAGMFQCFASSPAGTATAAVRLLVLPPDDGLVAVSEPAHSNTSSYPPEDEDMDFLGETSSAYTSGPQLEYDDDDIDEDGLDLDALRGVSTNASSVAAPRGLRAVIVKHRFVTLSWQEPEHGAADVTGYAVIYKVKGSERERVSRGGPQRHEMNVASLQPNTTYQFSVLAYSSTAVSSPTESIEVRTPEEELSHGPPQSVKAEALGPHTAKVSWESPQGAAPDRYTVLYSEVETGREQLQVVEGATSVSLTGLRAATAYSVRVSAAGGAPAAPVRLRTPSDAPAAPPANVTATPTGADSILVRWEAPPSRTHRGALTGYKVRYRALSATTSASTPTRRRADSITTPADTRRAELRDLDTATTYQIRVCAINANGSGPFSEWVTAITHQQQRDETRVPPQPPPLTTRAGRDWISVWWSEEGAGSEGVVVRGYVLGWGLGIADEASRDLPAHLHSHVIRNLKSNSEYVISLRASNSLGLGPAVYATVRTKPAAEGDELDDEDDEEQEDEDEPPPLIPPVGLKVIMLSGTTAVVYWTDPTLPKGQTATDGRRYVVRWSANGGRARTFNATDLNCMLDDLRPFTRYEFAVKLIKGTRESAWSMLVSNTTLEAAPASAPRDVRASPAAPPARAADLVWAAPLKPNGIITGYVIMYAAQRAGAAEEWTAVAVVGERTRARVDRLRPRTSYSFKVQARNSKGLGPFSQPIPYTTAMETGEGGGLAGATSAWLWASAGGACAVLALAAALALSLCCRRSRPPLSPLSPDTSTYQKSSASAGIKPPDLWIHHDQMELKHMDKGLHSSASKISAGSTDGALMSSTLTLGRSAPPAPPAPPSAEYEPARHQPPPPASLDRRHYVPTYVDRSSPAEDASRGSPASLCSWRRTDNCDCCAPMTGMGVGVGVGMGGVSCTSTCDRRQHRAPHPDQSTPLLAGVAPLGSPQSSLASLAPLHPHPPHPPPPPCGSGACPLGAACSAPGGVGVSVGGDVYAAAAAARERGTTSRTNRSATTRSGVGGAGGGSLGRRAAACGALHSFALADSGSDRSSPAHHPHSRGSVRETSPYKKSASSSPGHVPNRLQLGGNVSHCAEELEPLTPSRSTERLNREMQNLEGLMKDLSAITQHQFHC, via the exons TGGGCGAAGGCGACGGCATCATACTGCCGTGCGCGTACCGCCGGCACAGGTGTGCGCCCACTTCGCCTGTCTTGGCGACACAGTGCTCTCGCCATTCCGACCAGGGACCATGCCATCTCCGCCGCCGATAAATACAG AAAGCAGCTGCTAAACGGGTCGCTGTCGATCGAAGGCATGTCGTCGGCGCTGGCGGGGCACTACCAGTGCGTGGCCAGCGTCGACGGCGTCGGCACCATTGTCTCGCGGACCGCCACTGTCTTTCTCGCCG AGGTGCCGGAGGTTTACGTGCCGACGCGGTCGGTGTCGTCTGTGGCGGGTGGAGTGGCTCTCTTGCCGTGTGCGGTGCGCGCGCCTCCGCCGCTCGTGCCGCGGTTCGCCGCGGCGCCTGCCCCTGAGCGCCGCGTCTACGGTGCCGCCAAGCTACACTACGCGCCGCCGGTCCTCAAACTCAAT GTGACATGGTTGAAGAACGACATGCCGGTGAGGCTGGAGAGCGCGCGCGTGGCGGTGACGGCCAGCGGCGCGCTCGAGATCGAGCCGCTGCGGCACCACGATGCGGCCAAGTACCGCTGCCGGGTCGCGCTCTACCACCGCCTCGAGCCATACAA GACGAGCGAGGAAGTGGAGTTGCGTGTAGCAACAGAGCCGCCCGCCGCTGAATTCCCGCCGCGGTTCGTTGCGACGCCACAACCTCAAACCGTCGTAGAGG GCGCATCTGTAACGTTTGACTGCGCTGCCATCGGGAACCCTAAACCGCAGATAACCTGGCTCAACAACGGAGTCGCTATCGACCTCAG CGACCTGGACTCCCGTTTCTACTTGTCGGGGTCGGGGTCACTGCGCGTGCAGGGTGCGCGTGCGCTGGACGCGGGCGCGTACACGTGCCGCGCGCACTCGCCCCTTGACGCCGTCGACCATACCGTGCATCTACACGTGCTC ACGGTACCCCGCGTGACGGTGGGAGGCGGTGACGGTGGCGATGGTAGTCGTAATGGAGGTGGTGGAGCTAACGGCGCAGTAGCGGTGGCGCGAGCGCGCGGTGACGTCACACTGCGTTGTGAAGCGCGTGCGCGGCCGCTGCCGTCCGTCAGCTGGCTCAAAGACGGCGATCCACTCACACCCAACCACCACGACATCGCGTTGTTAGATGG GACATCGTTGCGCATCCAAGGCGTGCTGCGTGTGGACGCCGGCATGTTTCAGTGCTTCGCGTCGTCCCCTGCCGgcaccgccaccgccgccgtgCGCCTCCTAGTTCTACCACCTGACGACG GGCTGGTGGCCGTCAGCGAGCCTGCACATAGTAACACCAGCTCGTACCCGCCTGAAGACGAGGACATGGACTTCCTCGGCGAGACCTCGTCCGCGTACACCTCGGGTCCACAGCTGGAGTACGATGACGACGACATAGATGAAGACG GTCTGGACCTGGATGCGTTACGTGGCGTCAGTACGAACGCGAGCTCGGTGGCGGCGCCGCGCGGCCTGCGCGCCGTCATTGTCAAGCACCGCTTCGTGACGCTCAGCTGGCAGGAGCCGGAGCACGGCGCCGCCGACGTCACCGGGTACGCCGTCATTTACAAGGTCAAGGGCAGCGAGAG GGAGCGAGTGTCTCGCGGCGGACCACAGCGACATGAGATGAACGTCGCCTCGCTCCAACCGAACACCACGTACCAGTTTTCAGTACTGGCGTACAGCAGCACGGCAGTCTCTTCCCCCACTGAGTCGATCGAAGTGCGCACGCCCGAAGAGGAACTCTCCCATGGCCCACCCCAATCCGTGAAGGCCGAGGCACTGGGACCACATACGGCGAAGGTGTCATGGGAATCCCCACAAGGGGCCGCACCGGATCGGTATACCGTACTGTATTCAGAA gtggAAACTGGTCGGGAGCAGCTGCAAGTGGTAGAGGGCGCGACGTCGGTGTCGCTGACGGGATTGCGCGCCGCTACGGCGTACTCGGTGCGCGTGTCGGCAGCAGGAGGCGCGCCCGCAGCACCGGTGCGCCTGCGCACGCCCAGCGACGctcccgccgcgccgcccgccaaTGTCACGGCTACGCCCACCGGGGCAGAT TCGATCCTGGTTCGGTGGGAGGCGCCGCCGTCGCGCACGCACCGCGGCGCACTCACGGGCTACAAGGTGCGGTACCGCGCGCTGTCCGCCACCACGTCCGCGTCCACCCccacgcgccgccgcgccgacTCCATCACCACGCCCGCCGACACGCGCCGTGCTGAACTTCGGGACCTCGACACCGCTACCACTTACCAG ATCCGTGTGTGTGCTATTAATGCAAATGGTTCGGGTCCGTTCAGTGAGTGGGTGACTGCGATAACCCATCAGCAGCAGCGCGACGAGACCCGTGTGCCGCCGCAACCGCCACCGCTCACCA CCCGCGCAGGCCGTGACTGGATCTCGGTGTGGTGGTCAGAAGAAGGCGCGGGCAGCGAGGGTGTGGTGGTGCGCGGCTACGTGCTGGGTTGGGGGCTAGGTATCGCGGACGAGGCCTCGCGCGATCTGCCCGCGCATCTACACTCGCATGTTATACGAAACCTCA AATCTAACTCGGAGTACGTGATAAGCCTGCGCGCGAGCAACTCTCTAGGGCTCGGTCCCGCGGTGTACGCGACCGTGCGCACCAAGCCCGCGGCCGAGGGCGACGAGCTCGACGACGAAGACGACGAGGAGCAA GAGGACGAGGACGAGCCGCCGCCGCTCATACCGCCCGTCGGACTTAAG GTGATAATGCTGAGCGGCACCACGGCCGTCGTGTACTGGACCGACCCGACGCTGCCCAAGGGACAG ACTGCTACGGACGGCCGCCGGTACGTGGTTCGCTGGTCCGCTAACGGAGGGCGCGCGCGCACCTTCAACGCAACCGATCTCAACTGCATGCTCGACGACTTGCGACCGTTCACAAGATACGAGTTCGCCGTCAAACTTATTAAAG GCACGCGCGAGTCGGCGTGGTCGATGCTGGTGAGCAACACGACGCTGGAGGCGGCGCCGGCGTCGGCCCCGCGCGACGTGCGCGCctcgcccgccgcgccgcccgcgcgcgccgccgacCTCGTCTGGGCCGCGCCGCTCAAGCCCAACGGCATCATCACCG GCTACGTGATAATGTATGCGGCGCAGCGCGCGGGCGCAGCGGAGGAATGGACAGCGGTGGCTGTAGTGGGTGAACGCACACGCGCACGCGTTGACCGGTTGCGTCCGCGCACATCGTACAGCTTCAAAGTGCAAGCCAGAAACAGCAAGGGGCTCGGCCCTTTCAGCCAGCCGATTCCATACACTACCGCCATGG AGACGGGCGAGGGCGGTGGGCTAGCGGGCGCGACGTCCGCGTGGCTGTGGGcgagcgcgggcggcgcgtgcgcagtgCTGGCGTTGGCGGCCGCGCTCGCGCTGTCACTCTGCTGCCGGCGCAGCCGTCCGCCCTTATCACCCCTGTCACCCGATACCAG TACCTACCAGAAATCTTCTGCGTCGGCGGGCATCAAACCGCCGGACCTGTGGATCCACCACGACCAGATGGAGCTCAAGCACATGGACAAGGGCCTACACAGCTCCGCCAGTAAGA TATCAGCGGGCAGCACGGACGGCGCGCTGATGTCGTCGACGCTGACGCTGGGGCGGTCGGCCCCCCCGgcgccccccgcgccccccTCCGCCGAGTACGAGCCCGCGCGCCAccagccgccgccgcccgcctcgCTCGACCGCAGACACTACGTGCCCACCTATGTCG ACCGCAGCTCGCCCGCGGAGGACGCGTCGCGCGGCTCGCCCGCCTCTCTGTGCAGCTGGCGGCGGACAGACAACTGTGATTGTTGCGCGC CGATGACGGGCATGGGCGTGGGCGTGGGCGTCGGCATGGGCGGCGTGAGCTGCACCTCCACCTGCGACCGGCGACAGCACCGCGCGCCGCATCCTGACCAG AGCACGCCGCTGCTGGCGGGCGTGGCGCCGCTGGGCTCGCCGCAGTCCTCGCTCGCGTCGCTGGCTCCGCTGCACCCGCACCCGCCGCatccgccgccgccgcctt GCGGGTCGGGCGCGTGTCCGCTGGGCGCGGCGTGCTCGGCGCCGGGCGGCGTGGGCGTGTCGGTGGGCGGCGACGTGTACGCGGCGGCCGCAGCGGCGCGCGAGCGTGGCACTACGTCGCGTACGAACCGCTCGGCCACTACACGCA gcggcgtgggcggcgcgggcgggggCTCGCTGGGGCGGCGCGCGGCAGCGTGCGGCGCGCTGCACAGCTTCGCGCTCGCCGACAGCGGCTCCGACCGGTCCTCACCCGCACACCACCCACACTCCAGAG